GCCCTCCGGAGGCGTGGACGTTGACGAGCGACGCTCCCGTCCGCACGGCGGCTTTCGCGGCGGCCGCGACGGTGTTCGGGATGTCGTGGAGCTTGAGGTCGAGGAACACCTTTCCCGAGCGCGCGATCTCCGCGACCAGCCCCGGGCCCTCGGAGACGAAGAGCTCGAGGCCGATCTTGAACCACCCGCACCGGCCCCGGACGCGTGCGGCGAACTCCCGCGCGTCGGAGGAGCCGGCGAAATCGAGCGCGACGCAGATCTTCTCCCGCGCGCCCGTCACGGCGTCCTCCCGATCAGGTCGCGCGCCGCGATGGAGCGCTCGGCGCACCACGCGTCGAGCTCCCGGACGAGCCGCGCGGAAACCCCGGGGTCGCGGAAATTCGCCGTTCCCACCTGCACGGCCGAAGCCCCCACGGCCATGAATTCGAGCACGTCCGAGAGCGTCTCGATTCCGCCGATCCCCCAGAGCGGGGCGTCCGGCAGCGCGCGATGGACCTGGTGGACCATGCGCACCGCGAGCGGACGGATCGCCGGACCGGAAAGCCCGCCGGTCCCGAACGAGATCCGGGGCGCCCCGGTTTCGGGATCGACCGCCATTCCGACGAACGTGTTGACGAGCGAAAGCACGTCCGCTCCGGCGCCCCGCGCCGCGCGCGCGGATTCGACGAGGTCCGGGGCGTTGGGCGAGAGCTTCACGACGAGCGGCGCGTCCGTCGCTTTTCGAACCTTCCCCACGAGCGACGCCGTCGCCTCCGGCGAGTTGCCGAACAGCATCCCCCCCTTGCGCACGTTCGGACAGGAGATGTTGAGCTCGATCCCGGCGAGACCCGGCGCTCCCGAGAGGGCGCGCGCGATCTCGACGTACTCCTCTTCCTCGTCTCCCCAGATGTTGGCGAAGACGGTCGCGCCGGCCGCGGCCAGCAGCGGAAGTTTCTCGCGGAGGAACGTCTCGATCCCGACGTTCTGCAGGCCGATCGCGTTCAGCATTCCCGAGGGCGTCTCGCAGATCCTCGGCGGCGCGTTGCCCTCGTGGGGCTGCAGCGAAAGCCCTTTCGTGAAGAGGGCGCCGATCGAGGAGAGATCCAGGACGTCCGCGAATTCGAGACCGTACCCGAACGTGCCCGACGCCGTGGCGATCGGATTGGCCAGGCGCACCGGGCCGAGCGCGACCGACAGATAACTCGACGTCATCGGCAACGGCTCCAGTCCACCGCGGAAGGGGCGAGGATCGGCCCTTCCTGGCAGGAGACGAGGAATCCGCCCCCGGGCTTCGGGAGGACGCACGCGAGGCAGACGCCGAAGCCGCAGCCCATCGGGGCCTCCGTCGAGAATTCGGCGGCGATCCCTTTTCCGTCGAGGACCCTCGCGAGCGAGCGGAACATCGGCGTCGGCCCGCAGGCGTAAACGCGGCGATATCCCCCTCCCCCGCCGAGCGTCCGCGCGAGGAGGTCGGTCACGCGGCCCGGCTCCCCGGCGGTCCCGTCGTCGGTCGCGTCCTTCTCCGCCCCGGTGACGAGCGGCGAGATCTTCGCGCGGTAGGCGAGGTCGGGAGCGGAGCGACCGCCGAAGAAGAGGTCCGCGACGACGCCTCGCGACCCGAGCTCCCGGAGGAGCAGGGGAAAGGGGGCGACGCCGACGCCTCCCGCGACGATCGCGACGCGATCTCCGCGCGCGAGGTCCGAAGCCGTGAACGCGTTCCCGAGAGGTGCGAGCAGCGCGACCTCCTCGCCCGGAACGAGCGCCGAGAGGCACGCGGTTCCGACGCCGACGACCTTGACGAGGAACTCGACGGTCCCGGCGTGCCGGTCGACGTCGGCGACCGAAAAGGCCCGGCGCAGGAAGGGACGGCTCCTTCCTTCGACTCCGATCATGGCGAACTGCCCCGCGCGCACGCCGGCGGCGAGGTCCGGCGCCGAGCAGTGGAGGGAGAAGAGCCCGGGCGCGTGGTCGGTCCGCGATGTGACGCGCGCCTTGATGTCCCGCATGAGCGCCGCGATCTTAACCGAAGCGCGCGCGGCGATGCATCGAGAGGCGTGTTCCGTTCGAGCTCAGTCCACCATGCGCGCGAGTCCCGCGATCCTCCCCGCGCGCCGGAGCACCGCGCGGAGCATCGCGGGCGTCAGCCTCCCCGTGAACGTGTTCTGCTGGCTCGGGTGATACGCGCCGAGGAGCGTGTACGGGCCGATCGCCGCTTCCGATCCGTGCGCGAAACGCGGCCGCGGCGGCGGGATCGCGAGGCCGGCGGCACGGAACGCCCGCAGCGTGCGATCGAACGCGAGGCCGCCGAGCGCGACGACGACGCGCAGGTCCGGGAGCGCCGCGATTTCGCGGACGAGGTAGGGCCGGCAGCGATCGAATTCCGCGGGAGTCGGCCGGTTGCCGGGCGGGGCGCAGCGCGCGGCCGCCGTCACGAGGACGCCCCTGAGCGCCAGGCCGTCGTTCCGGGAGACCGAGTGAGGGCGGTTCGCGAATCCCGCGGCGTGAAGCGCGGCGAAGAGGAAATCTCCCGACGAGTCGCCGGTGAAGATGCGGCCGGTCCGGTTCCCCCCGTGCGCCGCGGGCGCCAGTCCGACGAGGAGCACCCGGGCGGCCGGGTCTCCGAACGCGGGCAGCGGACGCGCCCAGTAGCGTTCTCCGCGGAACCGCCGCGGCGGTTCCGCCGCCGCCTCCTCGCGCCAGGCGACGAGCCGCGGGCAGAGGCGGCAGTCGACGACGTCGCGCGCGATCCTCGCGAGCGATTCCGTCACATCGATGTGGACGACTGGAGCGAGGCGAGGAGCGCGTCGAAGTCGGGGCGGGACCGTTCGATGAGCGCCTTCGGTCCCGTCGCTTTCACGAAGACGTTCCCCTGCGGCGCCTCGATGATCGCGCCCCACAGGGCGAATCCCGGCTCCGGCGTCGAAGGGCCCATCGGCATCCCCGACGCGTACGTTCCCTGCGTCGTGACGACCGTCACCTTCAGGCCGCTGCGTTCGAGGCTCGTGACCGGGCCGGGCGTCGCGTCCGTGAACTGATCCTGCCAGCGCTTCGCGTTCTCGGCGATTCCGCCTCCCTGGCCGCTCCCGAAATAGTAGACGGCGACCGTGCCGTCCTTCTCTCCCGAAGAGCCGGGAATCCCGAACTGGGCCACGCGCATCGACGATTCCGGCGCCTCTCTCCGCCACGACGACGGAGGCGTGAACGCGATGCCGGCGACGCGTACCGGTCCGGTCGCGGAGACCGCGACGGCCGGCGCCGACGGCGCTCCGGGCTCCTCGGCGTGCGCGGGAGCCATCGGGATCTCCCGGACGGGCTGGGCGCGCCGGCATGCGCCGGCGGCCGCGAGGACTCCGATGACGGCGGCGATTCTTCTCATGCTCCCCCACTCTAGCAGGCCCGCGAAACCGGGAACAGGGCGGACTAGCCTCGGCGCGGCGCGGACCGGCGAAGCGTTGCGCGCCATTCCGCCTCGAGGTCCGACAGCGCCCGGCCCGTCTCGGCTCGGACGGCGGTCTCGAGAGGCATCCCCGCCCCGAGGTCGCGCAGGACGCACGACGCCGCGCCCGCGCCATGCTCCCGGATGAGCTCCTGCACGCAGTAGAGGGCCAGCCGGTACGCCGCGCGCGCCCTGTCCCGATCGGTCCTCTGGGAAAACGACGAGGAGAGTTCCGCCAGCGAATCGAGGGGAATGACGGCGAGCGTCTTCGCCGCCTCGGCCGCGGAGATCCGCCTTCCCTCCACGTACTGAGCCACGCCCTCCTGGAGCCACCCCGGCGCGCGCCCCCGCGAGATCTCCGAAATGAAGGCGTGCGCGAGCTCGTGCGAGAGCAGCCCGCGGTAGCTCTCCGCCTCCGGGCCGTCGGGCGGAAGAGGGACGTGGATGCGACCGTCGTAGACCCCGCCGACCCAGTCGGGCGTGTCCATCCAGCTGAAATAGCGCCGCCCCTGGTACAGGATCACGACGGGAGACGCCGCGAGCGGACTCTCGAAGAAACCCGCGAGCTCGGTCCGGCGCTCGTCGAGGAAATGCAGCGTCGATTCGACGGCGTCGACGGGCACCCCGGGGTCGTAGAAGGCCTCGAACGCGCTCCCCTCGAAGTACTGCTGTCCGTGCCCGTAGGCCCAGTCCCTCCTCAGCTTTCCCATCCGGGCCCGGATCGACGGATCGTCGCCTCCCAGGCGGAGCGCCTCTTCCCAGGCGCGGAGGGCTTCGCTCGTGCGGTTGCGTTCGGCATACAGCTCCCCGAGCTCGAGAAAGACCCGGGCGTCGGCGGGATCGGCGTGACTCGTCCGGATCGCGGCGTCGAGATAGAACTCCGCGAACTCGAGATCGCCGTGCCGGACGTAGGCCAGCGTGAGCTCGGCGGCCGCCGCTCCGTTGTCGGGATCGTCCGCGACGGCCTCCGACAGGAGCTCGATCGCGCGCGCCGGATCGCCGGAGGCGAGATAGCGCTCGCCGATGCCCGTCAGGCGTCTCGATTGTTCCGCGAGGGACGGAGGGTGCGCGCTCTCGATCTCGCGCCGCAGCTCGGCGAGCGCCGGGGCGGGATCCGCGGGCGCGGCCGGGCGGCCTTCCGCCATCGATGCGGCGAGAGCGACGAGCAGGGCGCAGACCGCCGCCGGCCCGCGCCGAGCTCTCCCGCGTGGCGTCATCGCGCCCCTCCCGCGGCAAGGATCCGCCGGGCCTGCTCGGCCTGCGCCGCGTAGCGCGGCGGAGGAGGGAGAGCGAGGAATCGGCGCAGGAGGGCGGCGCTTTCCGGGGCGGCACCGCGCCGGCCCTCCCAGAGCGCCAGATTGAAGAGGGCGTCCGGCTGGCGCCCGTCGATCTGGAGCGCCCGCTTCCATGCCTCCCCGGCCGCCGGCTCGTTTCCCTGACGGGCACGCGCGAGCCCCAGGGATGACCAGGCCGCGGCATCTTCCGGCGCCCACTCGCACGCGCGACCGAGCCATGCGACGGCGTCTTCCGTGCGCCCCGCCCCGAGAAGAAGCGTCCCGAGGTTGAAGGCCGCCTCCGCATCGCGCGGCTCCTTCGCGAGCGCCCGCTGGAAGGCGGACTCCGCTTCGGCCGCGCGGCCCGTCTCCGCTTCGGCGATGCCGAGCGCGACGAGAGCGCGGGCCCCCGGATCGGGAAGGTCGGCCAGGATGGCGATCGCCTCGGCCGGCTTTCCCTCCGCGATCCGCGAGCGGGCGAGGTCGGTTTTCATCTCCGGACCCGCGATCCCTCGACGCGCCGCGTCGGCGACGAGCCGATCGCGCTCCTCCGTCCGGCCGAGCCGCGCGAGGAGCACCGACAGGTTGTCGTAGGCCTGCGCGAGCTGTTCCCGCGACACGTCGGGACCCGCCTCCCGGACAGCGGCGGTGAGCACGTCGCACCCTTCCGCGGCGCGGCCCGTCCGGACGAGGCTGTCGGAGAGCATCTCGCGCGCGGAGAAGGACGTCGGGCTGTCGCGAAGAACTTCGCGCGCGGCGGCGATCGTGCCGGCGAAGTCTCCCGCGGCGTGCCGGTCGAAGAGCGCGCGGAAACTTCGAAGCGCCGCCACGTGGTCCTTCGGATCGGGCAACGCGCCCGGTTTCCCTCCTCCCGCGCCCGAGAGATATCCGAGCGAGGCGAGCGTGCGCACCTCTTCGGCGGAAACGGCGGAGGGAGCCTGGAAGGGCCGGGACATCCCGGCGAGCTCGACGGCGAGGCGCCGGAGCTCCGGCGGGCGCGCGGGGACGAGGTTCCGCGTCTCGCCCGGATCCGATCGCAGATCGTAGAGCTCGGGCCGCGGCGCCTGCACGTACTGGAACCGCGCGTTTTCGAGCGAAGCCAGGTCGCTCCAGCCGAGCGCGAACCGCGGGTACAGCGTCTCGCTGTAGATGTCGCGGGTGGGCGAGGCACCCCGCGCGAGCGCGAGGAGCGACACGCCGTGCGCTTTCGCGGGGACCGCCGCTCCCGCGATTTCCGCGATCGTCGGAAGGACGTCGGTGAGCCCCGCGGGCGCGTCCACGGTCGTCCCGCGCCGCTCCGCGCCGGGGAGCTTGACGATCAGCGGGACGCGCACGTCCTCGCGGTACAGGA
The DNA window shown above is from Thermoanaerobaculia bacterium and carries:
- a CDS encoding dihydroorotate dehydrogenase electron transfer subunit; the protein is MRDIKARVTSRTDHAPGLFSLHCSAPDLAAGVRAGQFAMIGVEGRSRPFLRRAFSVADVDRHAGTVEFLVKVVGVGTACLSALVPGEEVALLAPLGNAFTASDLARGDRVAIVAGGVGVAPFPLLLRELGSRGVVADLFFGGRSAPDLAYRAKISPLVTGAEKDATDDGTAGEPGRVTDLLARTLGGGGGYRRVYACGPTPMFRSLARVLDGKGIAAEFSTEAPMGCGFGVCLACVLPKPGGGFLVSCQEGPILAPSAVDWSRCR
- a CDS encoding orotidine 5'-phosphate decarboxylase / HUMPS family protein; amino-acid sequence: MTGAREKICVALDFAGSSDAREFAARVRGRCGWFKIGLELFVSEGPGLVAEIARSGKVFLDLKLHDIPNTVAAAAKAAVRTGASLVNVHASGG
- a CDS encoding uracil-DNA glycosylase, yielding MTESLARIARDVVDCRLCPRLVAWREEAAAEPPRRFRGERYWARPLPAFGDPAARVLLVGLAPAAHGGNRTGRIFTGDSSGDFLFAALHAAGFANRPHSVSRNDGLALRGVLVTAAARCAPPGNRPTPAEFDRCRPYLVREIAALPDLRVVVALGGLAFDRTLRAFRAAGLAIPPPRPRFAHGSEAAIGPYTLLGAYHPSQQNTFTGRLTPAMLRAVLRRAGRIAGLARMVD
- a CDS encoding sulfatase-like hydrolase/transferase; the encoded protein is MRKLVHSRAAAAILLACAGIPAACRRAGPPTVVLISIDTLRADHLPAYGYAKVATPAIDALRRDGILFTAAYSHVPLTLPSHATLLTGLLPFENGVRDNAGFRLAPGSSTIATVLRGRGFATGAAVSSFVLRRDRGLDAGFDLYDDTVGGPARERAGVETVRALTAWARGAGSRPLFLFAHLYEPHAPYAPPEPYRSAYRSAPYDGEIAAADAAVGELVGFLRGAGLYDRAAIVLLSDHGEGLGQHGEDEHGVFLYREDVRVPLIVKLPGAERRGTTVDAPAGLTDVLPTIAEIAGAAVPAKAHGVSLLALARGASPTRDIYSETLYPRFALGWSDLASLENARFQYVQAPRPELYDLRSDPGETRNLVPARPPELRRLAVELAGMSRPFQAPSAVSAEEVRTLASLGYLSGAGGGKPGALPDPKDHVAALRSFRALFDRHAAGDFAGTIAAAREVLRDSPTSFSAREMLSDSLVRTGRAAEGCDVLTAAVREAGPDVSREQLAQAYDNLSVLLARLGRTEERDRLVADAARRGIAGPEMKTDLARSRIAEGKPAEAIAILADLPDPGARALVALGIAEAETGRAAEAESAFQRALAKEPRDAEAAFNLGTLLLGAGRTEDAVAWLGRACEWAPEDAAAWSSLGLARARQGNEPAAGEAWKRALQIDGRQPDALFNLALWEGRRGAAPESAALLRRFLALPPPPRYAAQAEQARRILAAGGAR
- a CDS encoding dihydroorotate dehydrogenase, whose translation is MTSSYLSVALGPVRLANPIATASGTFGYGLEFADVLDLSSIGALFTKGLSLQPHEGNAPPRICETPSGMLNAIGLQNVGIETFLREKLPLLAAAGATVFANIWGDEEEEYVEIARALSGAPGLAGIELNISCPNVRKGGMLFGNSPEATASLVGKVRKATDAPLVVKLSPNAPDLVESARAARGAGADVLSLVNTFVGMAVDPETGAPRISFGTGGLSGPAIRPLAVRMVHQVHRALPDAPLWGIGGIETLSDVLEFMAVGASAVQVGTANFRDPGVSARLVRELDAWCAERSIAARDLIGRTP
- a CDS encoding tetratricopeptide repeat protein; amino-acid sequence: MTPRGRARRGPAAVCALLVALAASMAEGRPAAPADPAPALAELRREIESAHPPSLAEQSRRLTGIGERYLASGDPARAIELLSEAVADDPDNGAAAAELTLAYVRHGDLEFAEFYLDAAIRTSHADPADARVFLELGELYAERNRTSEALRAWEEALRLGGDDPSIRARMGKLRRDWAYGHGQQYFEGSAFEAFYDPGVPVDAVESTLHFLDERRTELAGFFESPLAASPVVILYQGRRYFSWMDTPDWVGGVYDGRIHVPLPPDGPEAESYRGLLSHELAHAFISEISRGRAPGWLQEGVAQYVEGRRISAAEAAKTLAVIPLDSLAELSSSFSQRTDRDRARAAYRLALYCVQELIREHGAGAASCVLRDLGAGMPLETAVRAETGRALSDLEAEWRATLRRSAPRRG